A single region of the Cucumis melo cultivar AY chromosome 3, USDA_Cmelo_AY_1.0, whole genome shotgun sequence genome encodes:
- the LOC103488111 gene encoding E3 ubiquitin-protein ligase UPL2-like isoform X1: MTTQRSSLPSRLRQLLSGEGSFGPSIKLDSEPPPKIKAFIDKVIQCPLHDIAIPLSGFRWEYNKGNYHHWRPLFLHFDTYFKTYLSCRNDLLLSDKILEDDSPFPKHAILQILRVMQIVLENCHNKGSLEGLEHFKLLLASTDPEILIAALETLSALVKINPSKLHGRGKLIGCGSVNSYLLSLAQGWGSKEEGLGLYSCVIANERTQEEGLCLFPHEVENDMDNAQYRIGSSLYFELHGCGAKNSEESSSSSSSSNSQVIHIPDLHLEKEDDLIVLKRCIELYNVPPELRFSLLTRIRYARAFRSSKICRLYSRICLLAFIVLVQSGDSHDELVAFFANEPEYTNELIRIVRSEETVSGSIRTLAMLALGAQLAAYSSSHERRILSGSSISFAGGNRMILLNVLQKAILSLKNSNDPSSLAFIEALLQFYLLHVVSSSASGNNIRGSGMVPTFLTLLEDSDPTHLHLVCFAVKTLQKLMDFSSSSVSLFKELGGVEILVERLQTEVHRVIGLSGANIDSMIIGESSRCNDDQLYNQKRLIKVSLKALGVATYVPTNSTNSLPVILSQIFGNIDKFGGDIYCSAVTLMSEIIHKDPTCYPSLHDMGLPDAFLASVAAGILPSPKAVTCVPNGIGAICLNARGLEAVKETSALRFLIDVFTKEKYVLAMNEAIVPLANAVEELLRHVSSLRSTGVDIILEVIEKVTSLGEKDPIGSSGKLNGNTAMETDSDDKENNSNCSLVTEEGISNEQVIQLCIFHLMVLVHRTMENSETCRIFVENSGIEALLKLLLRPSIAQSSNGTIALHSTMVFKGFTQHHSAPLARAFCSSLRDHLKKALTGFDLISGSFLLDPRTTPDEKIFSSLFLVEFLLFLADSKDNRWVTALLTEFGNESKDVLEDIGRVHREILWQIALLEDVKPELEDESTGSVTDLQNSEVHTNEIEEQRFNSFRQFLDPLLRRRTSGWSIESQFFDLINLYRDLGRAPSSLQRMGSDSSSLLQFGVGNQGLRAGSSDTIGTSNEKECSNQRNCHASCCDLVKSLSFHTTHLIQELGKVMLLPSRRRDDVVNVSSSSKAVASTLSSLVLDHMNFGGHVNASGSEGSISTKCRYFGKVIDFVDGILLDRPDSCNPVLLNCLYGHGVVQSVLTTFEATSQLLFTINRAPASPMETDDANLKQEEKADNDHSWIQGPLASYGRLMDHLVTSPFILSSFTKHLLAQSLTGGDVAFPRDAETFVKVLQSMVLKAVLPVWTHPQFIDCSCEFITTVISIIRHIYSGVEVKNVSSTSNARITGPPPNETTISTIVEMGFSRSRAEEALRQVGSNSVELAMEWLFSHPEEVQEDDELARALALSLGSSELEMKEPVSSEVSKQIEESVHLPCTEELLSTCIKLLRAKEALAFPVRDLLVMICSQNDGQNRSNVISFLIDSVKGCDTVADSGNSTTLSALFHVIALILNDDTVARDAAYKNGLVAVSSNLLSRWDSGFSDGVKVEVPKWVTAAFLAIDRLLQEEKKFNPEIADQLKRDNVGGDTLTIDEDKQTKLQSALGLSPKYIDVGSQKKLIEIACSCIKKRLPCETMHAVLQLCSSLTRSHSVAVSFLEAGGLTSLLSLPTTSLFPGFDSIASTIIRHILEDPQTLQQAMESEIRHTLITAMNRHPNGRVTPRNFLLGLNSVITRDPVIFMRAAQSVCQIEMVGERPYIVLLKDREKDKSKEKDREKEKLMEKEKLHNHDVKVSLGNVNSSVVGSVHSKLHDSNLKSSRVNKKSSQNFINVIELLLESVYTFIPPAKDDVTTELTCSARASSDMDIDVSAVKGKGKAIASQSDDNDANSQEASASLAKVVFILKLLTEILLMYASSVHVLLRKDTEVCCSRPAHQRGSNGGCTGGIFHHILHEFIPLSRNSKKDKKVDGDWKHKLATRGSQFLVASCVRSSEARRRIFVEVGSMLNQFIDSCNSSRPPNSDLQAFVDLLNDMLAARTPTGSYITTEASATFIDAGLVSSFTQILKVLDLDHPDSPKVVTGLIKALELVTKEHVQFADSNTGKGDSSSKTPDHNQPGGENIGETPRSMETASQSNHELIPGDQIESYNTNQNYGGSEAVTDDMEHDQDLDGVFGPNTGDEYMHETPEDARGLENGIDTVDIRIEIQPHVPENLDEDDDEEMSGDDGDEVDEDEDEDEEEQNDLEEDGVHLPHPDTDHDDHEIDDDEFDEVLEEDDEDDEDDEDGVILRLEEGINGINVFDHVEVFGRDSSQNETLHVMPVEIFGSRRQGRTTSIYNLLGRTGDNVAPSRHPLLGGPALHAAPFRPSENNRDMVISERTLENNSSGLDTVFRSLRSGRHGHRLNLWANDNQHGGGSSSGVIPQGLEELLVSQLRRPTPEKSTELNATVEPDNKDGTGQMQTSEPVGSSETIVENSGQHDRDSLPSLAAINNSSDGTGSGPAVIESLQGTQVTQQSQAVDMQFEHSDAAVRDVEAVSQESGGSGATLGESLRSLDVEIGSADGHDDGGDRQGSAADRMSLGDSQAARARRSSNSTPLSGRDASLHIVTEVSENSSREADEEERPVGEQQTNSETGSGAIDPAFLDALPEELRAEVLSTQQGQVVQPPSNEPQNAGDIDPEFLAALPPDIRAEVLAQQQAQRLHQSQELEGQPVEMDTVSIIATFPSDLREEVLLTSSDAILANLTPALVAEANMLRERFAHRYHNRTLFGMYPRNRRGESSRRVEGISGLDRTGGSISSRRSLGARLIEADGAPLVDTDALHSMIRLLRVVQPLYKGQLQRLLLNLCAHNETRTSLVKILMDMLLFDRRKLSDQSNSTELSYRLFACQRNVIYSRPQFFDGAPPLVSRRVLETLTYLARNHPYVAKILLQFKFLKPTLQGSENVYRDSGKAVMAVEQNVQAEGYLSIALLLGLLNQPLYLRSIAHLEQLLNLLEVIIDNAESKSHLSEQSAPSTTEQPAAPEVSSSDAEVNADSGVNADSGGVSSGVGTSPEIGGSKTTASAANSEYDSQSILANLPEAELRLLCSLLAREGLSDNTYALVAEVMKKLVAISPIHCRLFITELSESVQKLTRSAMDELRMFGEAVKALLSTTSSDGAAILRVLQALSSLVASLIEKGKDSSILPEKEHASALSLVWDINAALEPLWLELSTCISKIESYSDSSPDVLVSFRAPTAKPAGVTPPLPAGSQNILPYIESFFVVCEKLHPAQPGSDQELNIAAVSEVEEAGVSAVAQQRTTVPTQRVDEKHVAFVRFSEKHRKLLNAFIRQNPGLLEKSFSPMLKVPRFIDFDNKRAHFRSKIKHQHDHHHSPLRISVRRAYILEDSYNQLRMRSTQDLKGRLTVHFQGEEGIDAGGLSREWYQLLSRVIFDKGALLFTTVGNDSTFQPNPNSAYQTEHLSYFKFVGRVVGKALYDGQLLDVHFTRSFYKHILGVKVTYHDIEAIDPDYYKNLKWMLENDISDVLDLTFSVDADEEKLILYERTEVTDYELIPGGRNIKVTEENKYQYVDLVVEHQLTTAIRPQINAFLDGFHELIPRELISIFNDKELELLICGLPDIDLDDMRANTEYSGYSAASPVIQWFWEVVQSFSKEDKARLLQFVTGTSKVPLEGFSALQGISGSQKFQIHKAYGSPDHLPSAHTCFNQLDLPEYPSKQHLEERLLLAIHEANEGFGFG, encoded by the exons CCTCCCAAAATCAAAGCTTTTATTGACAAGGTGATCCAGTGTCCATTGCACGACATAGCAATACCTCTTTCTGGTTTTCGATGGGAATACAATAAG GGGAATTATCACCATTGGAGGCCTCTATTTCTGCATTTTGATACATATTTCAAGACATATTTATCTTGTAGGAATGACCTTCTCTTGTCTGATAAAATTTTAGAAGATGATAGTCCATTTCCCAAACATGCGATTCTACAGATTCTGCGTGTCATGCAGATAGTATTAGAGAATTGCCATAATAAGGGTTCCCTTGAGGGATTAGAG CATTTCAAGCTCCTACTTGCATCAACGGATCCTGAAATTCTTATAGCTGCATTAGAAACTCTCTCTGCTCTTGTCAAAATAAATCCCTCAAAACTTCATGGAAGGGGGAAGTTGATTGGTTGTGGTTCTGTAAATAGCTATCTCCTGTCCCTTGCACAGGGATGGGGAAGCAAGGAGGAGGGCTTGGGTTTATATTCATGTGTTATTGCAAACGAGAGAACTCAAGAGGAAGGACTTTGTTTATTTCCGCATGAAGTAGAAAATGATATGGATAATGCTCAATACCGAATAGGTTCTAGCCTATATTTTGAATTGCATGGTTGTGGTGCCAAAAATAGTGAGGAAAGCAGTTCAAGTTCCAGCTCTTCTAATTCCCAAGTTATACACATACCAGATTTACATTTAGAGAAGGAAGATGATTTGATTGTGCTGAAACGGTGTATTGAACTGTACAATGTACCTCCTGAGCTTAGATTCTCACTCTTGACCAGAATCAGATATGCTCGTGCTTTTCGATCTTCTAAAATATGCAGGCTGTATAGCAGAATATGCCTTCTTGCCTTCATTGTACTTGTTCAGTCTGGTGACTCTCATGATGAACTTGTTGCCTTCTTTGCTAATGAACCAGAATATACCAATGAGTTGATTAGAATTGTGCGGTCAGAGGAAACTGTTTCTGGGTCCATTAGGACACTTGCTATGCTTGCTCTGGGAGCTCAGTTAGCTGCATATTCATCATCTCATGAGCGGAGGATTTTAAGTGGATCTAGCATCAGTTTTGCTGGGGGGAACCGCATGATTCTCTTGAATGTGCTTCAGAAGGCAATTTTATCATTGAAAAATTCAAACGATCCATCATCCCTTGCCTTTATAGAAGCACTCCTTCAGTTCTATTTACTCCATGTTGTCTCCTCATCAGCTTCAGGAAACAACATCCGGGGTTCAGGTATGGTTCCCACTTTCCTAACTCTATTGGAGGATTCAGACCCTACCCATTTGCATCTTGTTTGTTTTGCTGTGAAAACGTTGCAAAAGCTCATGGACTTCAGCAGTTCTTCTGTATCTCTTTTTAAGGAGTTGGGTGGAGTTGAAATTTTGGTTGAAAGGCTTCAGACAGAAGTACATCGAGTAATTGGCTTAAGTGGTGCTAATATAGATTCAATGATTATTGGTGAGAGCTCCAGATGTAACGATGACCAGTTATATAACCAAAAACGGCTGATAAAGGTTTCATTGAAAGCACTGGGAGTTGCAACGTATGTCCCTACAAACTCTACGAATTCTTTACCTGTCATACTATCACAGATATTTGGCAATATAGATAAATTTGGTGGTGATATTTATTGCTCAGCTGTGACTTTAATGAGTGAAATCATCCACAAGGATCCTACCTGTTATCCTTCATTACATGATATGGGTCTCCCGGATGCATTTTTAGCTTCAGTGGCTGCTGGAATTCTGCCTTCTCCGAAGGCAGTTACTTGTGTTCCTAATGGGATTGGTGCAATTTGTCTTAATGCTAGGGGTTTGGAAGCAGTGAAAGAAACTTCTGCACTGAGGTTTCTTATTGACGTTTTTACCAAAGAAAAATATGTTTTGGCCATGAATGAAGCAATAGTTCCTCTGGCAAATGCAGTGGAAGAGCTTTTGCGTCATGTTTCATCATTACGAAGCACTGGAGTTGATATTATTCTTGAAGTAATTGAAAAAGTTACTTCCCTTGGGGAAAAAGATCCTATTGGCTCTTCAGGAAAGCTTAATGGGAATACCGCAATGGAAACTGATTCTGATGACAAGGAAAATAACAGCAATTGCTCTCTTGTTACAGAAGAAGGGATCAGTAATGAGCAAGTCATTCAATTATGCATTTTTCATCTGATGGTACTCGTTCATAGGACCATGGAGAATTCTGAAACGTGTAGGATATTTGTGGAAAATTCTGGGATTGAGGCTTTATTGAAGCTGTTGTTGCGACCTAGCATTGCTCAATCATCAAATGGAACTATTGCTTTACATAGTACAATGGTTTTCAAGGGTTTTACCCAGCATCATTCAGCTCCCTTGGCACGTGCATTCTGCTCCTCACTTAGGGACCATCTAAAGAAAGCCTTGACTGGGTTTGACTTGATTTCTGGGTCTTTTTTACTAGATCCCAGGACGACACCAgatgaaaaaatattttcttcacTTTTTCTTGTTGAGTTCCTTTTGTTTCTCGCTGACTCGAAAGACAATCGATGGGTAACGGCATTGCTTACTGAATTTGGAAATGAGAGCAAAGATGTACTTGAAGATATTGGACGCGTACATCGTGAAATTTTGTGGCAGATAGCACTTCTTGAAGATGTAAAACCTGAATTAGAAGATGAGAGTACCGGTTCTGTTACTGACTTGCAAAACTCTGAGGTCCATACAAATGAAATTGAAGAGCAAAGGTTTAACTCTTTCCGGCAGTTCCTTGATCCCTTATTACGGAGGAGGACATCTGGATGGAGCATTGAATCTCAATTTTTTGACCTTATTAACTTGTATCGGGATCTTGGTCGTGCCCCTAGTTCTCTTCAGAGGATGGGTTCTGATAGTTCATCACTACTGCAGTTTGGAGTTGGCAATCAAGGACTGCGTGCTGGATCTTCTGACACCATTGGGACCTCTAATGAAAAAGAATGCTCCAATCAGAGAAATTGTCATGCTTCTTGTTGCGATCTGGTGAAATCCCTTTCTTTCCATACTACCCATTTGATTCAAGAGTTAGGGAAGGTGATGCTGCTTCCATCTCGTCGTCGTGATGATGTGGTAAATGTCTCGTCTTCCTCAAAAGCTGTGGCTTCCACTTTGTCCTCCCTTGTATTAGATCACATGAATTTTGGGGGGCATGTGAATGCTTCTGGATCCGAGGGATCAATATCAACCAAGTGCCGTTATTTTGGGAAGGTTATTGATTTTGTGGATGGCATATTATTAGACAGACCAGATTCCTGTAATCCCGTTTTGCTAAATTGCTTGTATGGGCATGGAGTTGTGCAATCAGTTCTTACCACTTTTGAAGCTACAAGCCAGTTACTTTTCACAATAAATAGGGCACCTGCTTCTCCTATGGAAACGGATGATGCAAATTTAAAGCAAGAGGAAAAGGCAGATAATGATCATTCTTGGATTCAAGGGCCCTTAGCAAGCTACGGGAGACTCATGGATCACCTGGTTACCTCTCCATTTATATTATCTTCATTCACTAAGCATTTGCTTGCACAATCTTTGACCGGTGGAGATGTTGCCTTTCCTCGGGATGCAGAAACTTTTGTGAAGGTCCTCCAGTCTATGGTTCTGAAGGCAGTCCTTCCTGTTTGGACTCATCCCCAATTTATTGACTGCAGTTGTGAGTTTATTACCACTGTTATATCTATCATTAGGCACATATACTCGGGGGTTGAAGTTAAAAATGTTAGTAGCACTTCCAATGCTCGTATCACTGGGCCTCCTCCTAATGAAACAACAATTTCGACAATTGTTGAGATGGGTTTCTCAAGGAGCAGGGCAGAAGAAGCACTTAGGCAAGTTGGATCTAACAGTGTGGAATTGGCTATGGAGTGGTTATTCTCACATCCAGAAGAAGTCCAAGAGGATGACGAGCTTGCTCGTGCACTTGCCTTGTCGTTAGGGAGCTCTGAATTGGAAATGAAGGAACCTGTTTCAAGTGAGGTCTCAAAGCAGATAGAAGAGTCGGTCCATCTTCCTTGTACCGAGGAGTTGTTATCGACATGCATAAAGCTTTTGCGAGCAAAAGAAGCACTGGCATTTCCAGTTAGAGACTTGCTTGTGATGATTTGTTCCCAGAATGATGGTCAAAATCGGTCTAATGTGATCTCTTTTCTAATTGACAGTGTTAAGGGCTGCGATACAGTTGCTGACAGTGGAAATAGTACAACCCTATCTGCTCTTTTTCATGTTATTGCCTTAATACTTAATGATGATACTGTGGCACGAGATGCTGCCTACAAGAATGGTTTGGTTGCAGTTTCCTCCAATCTACTTTCGCGATGGGACTCGGGATTTTCTGATGGAGTAAAAGTTGAAGTCCCTAAGTGGGTAACAGCTGCATTTCTTGCCATTGATCGGCTTTTGCAAGAGGAGAAGAAATTCAATCCTGAAATTGCAGACCAGCTGAAAAGGGATAACGTTGGTGGTGACACTTTGACCATTGATGAAGATAAACAAACTAAATTGCAGTCTGCCTTGGGACTTTCCCCGAAGTATATTGATGTTGGCAGTCAAAAGAAACTCATTGAAATTGCTTGCAGCTGTATCAAGAAAAGGCTTCCATGTGAAACAATGCATGCTGTTCTGCAGTTATGCTCAAGTCTCACCAGATCTCATTCTGTTGCTGTTAGTTTCCTTGAAGCTGGGGGTTTAACCTCCCTGCTTTCTTTGCCAACGACTAGTCTCTTTCCTGGGTTTGACAGTATTGCATCTACGATTATTCGTCACATCCTTGAAGATCCTCAAACTCTTCAGCAGGCAATGGAATCTGAAATTAGGCACACCCTTATCACTGCTATGAACAGGCATCCAAATGGGAGGGTAACCCCCAGAAACTTTTTGTTAGGTTTAAATTCTGTTATTACGAGGGATCCTGTTATATTTATGCGAGCTGCTCAATCTGTCTGCCAAATTGAAATGGTTGGTGAGAGGCCTTACATTGTATTGCTGAAAGATCGAGAGAAGGATAAGAGCAAAGAGAAAGACAGAGAGAAGGAAAAATTaatggagaaagagaaattacATAATCATGATGTGAAAGTTTCTTTGGGTAATGTGAATTCTTCCGTCGTGGGAAGTGTACACAGCAAACTTCATGATTCTAACTTAAAAAGTAGTCGTGTTAATAAAAAATCCTCCCAGAATTTCATAAACGTGATTGAGCTTCTTTTGGAGTCTGTCTATACATTTATACCTCCCGCGAAAGATGATGTTACCACGGAGTTGACCTGCAGTGCCCGAGCATCCTCTGATATGGACATTGATGTTTCAGCTGTTAAGGGAAAAGGGAAAGCCATTGCTTCTCAGTCTGATGATAATGATGCAAATAGCCAGGAAGCTTCTGCATCACTGGCAAAAGTTGTGTTTATTTTGAAGTTATTGACAGAGATTTTGTTGATGTATGCCTCCTCAGTTCATGTCCTGCTTCGGAAGGATACTGAAGTTTGTTGTTCCAGACCTGCCCATCAAAGGGGATCAAATGGCGGATGCACTGGTGGAATATTTCACCACATCCTTCATGAATTTATCCCACTATCAAGGAATTCTAAGAAGGATAAGAAAGTTGATGGCGACTGGAAGCATAAATTAGCAACTAGGGGGAGTCAGTTTCTGGTTGCATCTTGTGTCCGTTCCAGTGAGGCAAGGAGAAGGATTTTTGTGGAGGTAGGTTCTATGCTGAACCAATTTATTGATTCATGTAACAGTTCCAGGCCTCCAAACAGTGACCTTCAAGCGTTTGTTGACCTGCTAAATGATATGTTAGCAGCCCGTACACCCACTGGCTCATACATCACTACAGAAGCTTCTGCAACTTTTATTGATGCTGGTCTTGTTAGTTCTTTCACTCAAATTCTTAAAGTTCTGGATCTGGACCATCCGGACTCACCTAAAGTTGTCACAGGTCTTATTAAAGCCCTGGAATTGGTAACCAAGGAGCATGTTCAATTTGCAGATTCTAATACAGGAAAGGGCGATAGTTCATCAAAAACTCCCGATCACAATCAACCTGGAGGTGAGAATATTGGTGAAACACCCAGGTCAATGGAAACAGCATCACAGTCCAATCATGAATTGATCCCAGGTGATCAGATTGAGTCATATAATACTAACCAGAACTATGGTGGTTCAGAGGCCGTTACAGATGATATGGAACATGACCAAGATCTTGATGGGGTTTTTGGCCCCAATACAGGGGATGAGTACATGCATGAAACACCCGAGGATGCACGGGGTCTTGAAAATGGCATTGACACAGTGGACATTCGAATTGAAATTCAACCTCACGTTCCAGAAAATTTAGATGAAGATGATGACGAGGAAATGTCTGGGGATGATGGTGATGAAGTTGATGAAGATGAGGATGAGGATGAGGAGGAGCAGAATGACCTAGAAGAGGATGGAGTCCATCTTCCACATCCTGATACAGATCATGATGATCACGAGATTGACGACGATGAATTTGATGAGGTACTggaggaagatgatgaagatgatgagGATGATGAAGATGGAGTTATTTTAAGACTGGAAGAGGGTATTAATGGAATAAATGTTTTTGACCATGTTGAGGTATTTGGAAGAGATTCTTCTCAAAATGAAACTCTCCATGTTATGCCAGTTGAAATATTTGGCTCTAGACGTCAAGGGCGCACAACTTCCATTTATAATCTGTTGGGAAGAACAGGAGATAATGTCGCACCCTCACGGCATCCTCTTTTAGGTGGTCCTGCTTTGCATGCTGCTCCTTTTAGACCTTCAG AGAATAATCGTGATATGGTTATTTCAGAAAGGACCTTGGAAAACAATTCGTCAGGGTTGGACACTGTTTTCAGGTCTTTGAGGAGTGGTCGCCACGGCCACCGGCTGAACTTGTGGGCCAATGACAACCAACATGGTGGTGGCTCTAGCAGTGGTGTAATACCCCAAGGCCTTGAAGAGTTACTTGTTTCCCAATTGAGGAGGCCAACACCCGAGAAGTCGACTGAACTCAATGCAACGGTAGAACCTGATAATAAAGATGGCACTGGACAAATGCAGACATCAGAACCTGTTGGAAGTTCTGAGACTATCGTTGAGAACAGTGGGCAGCATGATAGAGATAGTTTACCATCACTTGCAGCAATTAATAATAGTTCTGATGGCACCGGCAGTGGTCCTGCTGTAATTGAATCTCTGCAAGGAACACAGGTGACCCAACAATCGCAAGCTGTTGACATGCAATTTGAACATAGTGATGCAGCTGTACGGGATGTTGAAGCTGTAAGTCAAGAAAGTGGTGGAAGTGGTGCAACTTTAGGGGAGAGTCTTCGGAGTTTGGATGTAGAAATTGGAAGTGCAGACGGTCACGATGATGGTGGAGATAGGCAAGGTTCTGCTGCAGACAGAATGTCATTGGGTGATTCACAAGCTGCTCGCGCGAGAAGGTCAAGCAATTCTACCCCTCTAAGTGGGAGAGATGCATCTCTACATATTGTGACTGAAGTTTCAGAAAACTCAAGTCGGGAGGCAGATGAGGAGGAACGTCCAGTTGGGGAACAGCAGACCAACAGTGAAACTGGTTCGGGAGCAATAGATCCCGCGTTCTTGGATGCTCTTCCTGAGGAATTGCGCGCTGAGGTTCTTTCAACCCAACAGGGTCAAGTTGTGCAGCCTCCAAGCAATGAGCCACAGAATGCTGGAGACATTGATCCCGAATTCCTGGCTGCACTTCCTCCAGATATTCGAGCTGAAGTTCTAGCACAGCAGCAAGCGCAAAGACTGCACCAATCTCAGGAACTGGAGGGCCAGCCAGTTGAGATGGACACTGTGTCGATAATTGCTACATTCCCTTCTGATCTTCGAGAAGAG GTTTTGCTAACTTCATCTGATGCTATTCTTGCTAATCTCACCCCTGCCCTTGTTGCTGAGGCGAATATGTTGCGTGAAAGATTTGCACATCGTTATCACAACCGTACTCTCTTTGGTATGTATCCTAGAAACCGCAGAGGTGAAAGTTCCAGAAGAGTTGAAGGTATTTCTGGCTTAGACAGAACTGGTGGAAGCATTTCCTCTCGCAGATCCCTTGGAGCTAGGCTCATTGAAGCAGATGGAGCTCCTTTAGTTGATACAGATGCTTTGCATTCTATGATACGGTTGCTTCGCGTGGTGCAG CCTTTGTATAAAGGTCAACTGCAGAGGctacttttaaatttatgtgcacataatgaaACCAGGACGTCATTGGTTAAAATTCTTATGGACATGTTGCTATTTGATAGAAGAAAGCTTTCCGACCAGTCAAATTCTACTGAGCTTTCATATCGCCTTTTTGCTTGCCAACGTAACGTCATATATTCACGTCCCCAATTTTTCGATG GTGCTCCTCCTTTGGTGTCAAGACGTGTTCTGGAAACTCTGACCTATTTGGCGCGGAATCATCCATATGTAGCTAAGATTTTGCTTCAGTTCAAGTTTTTGAAACCGACATTACAGGGATCAGAGAATGTCTATCGGGATTCTGGTAAAGCAGTGATGGCAGTTGAACAAAATGTACAGGCTGAAGGTTACTTATCGATTGCATTACTTCTAGGCCTTCTAAACCAACCTTTGTATTTGAGAAGTATAGCTCACCTTGAGCAG TTGCTTAATTTGTTGGAAGTGATCATTGACAACGCTGAAAGCAAATCACATTTATCTGAGCAATCTGCACCTTCTACTACTGAGCAACCAGCGGCTCCTGAAGTTTCCTCATCAGATGCTGAAGTGAATGCTGATTCTGGAGTGAATGCTGATTCTGGTGGTGTGTCCTCTGGGGTTGGGACATCACCTGAGATTGGTGGCTCTAAAACAACAGCTTCTGCTGCCAATAGTGAATATGATAGCCAAAGCATTCTCGCAAACCTGCCAGAAGCAGAATTACGGCTTCTGTGCTCTCTCTTAGCACGAGAAGG GTTATCAGACAATACTTATGCTCTTGTAGCAGAGGTGATGAAGAAGCTGGTAGCCATTTCTCCAATTCATTGTCGCCTGTTCATTACTGAGCTGTCAGAATCTGTCCAGAAATTGACAAGATCTGCTATGGATGAGTTGCGCATGTTTGGAGAGGCAGTGAAAGCACTCCTCAGTACAACATCTTCTGATGGAGCTGCAATATTAAGAGTTCTTCAAGCATTAAGCTCTCTTGTTGCATCACTgattgaaaaaggaaaagattcttcaattCTTCCTGAAAAAGAGCATGCTTCTGCCCTTTCTTTAGTTTGGGATATCAATGCTGCTTTGGAGCCCTTGTGGTTGGAGTTGAGCACCTGTATTAGCAAAATTGAGAGCTATTCAGATTCTTCACCTGATGTGCTGGTTTCATTTCGAGCTCCTACAGCAAAGCCAGCTGGTGTAACACCCCCACTTCCTGCTGGTAGTCAGAATATATTACCATATATTGAATCTTTTTTTGTGGTGTGTGAGAAGTTGCATCCTGCCCAGCCTGGTTCAGATCAAGAATTGAATATTGCTGCAGTTTCTGAGGTCGAGGAGGCTGGTGTTTCTGCAGTAGCCCAGCAAAGAACTACAGTACCAACCCAAAGAGTTGATGAAAAACATGTTGCTTTCGTTAGGTTCTCAGAGAAGCACCGAAAACTGCTGAATGCTTTTATTCGGCAAAATCCTGGATTGTTGGAGAAGTCTTTCTCCCCTATGTTGAAGGTCCCTCGATTCATTGATTTCGACAATAAGCGTGCTCATTTTAGATCAAAAATAAAGCATCAACATGATCATCATCATAGTCCTTTAAGAATTTCTGTTCGGAGGGCATACATTCTTGAAGATTCATACAATCAGTTGCGAATGAGATCGACACAAGATTTGAAAGGTAGGCTGACAGTTCACTTTCAAGGAGAGGAAGGTATCGATGCTGGTGGGCTTTCAAGGGAATGGTATCAGTTACTGTCCAGAGTTATCTTCGACAAGGGAGCATTGCTTTTTACGACTGTTGGCAATGATTCAACATTTCAGCCGAACCCCAATTCTGCTTACCAAACAGAGCATCTATCATATTTCAAATTTGTTGGGCGAGTG GTTGGCAAAGCACTTTATGATGGACAGCTCTTGGATGTCCATTTCACTCGATCATTTTACAAGCATATTTTGGGAGTCAAAGTTACCTATCACGACATTGAAGCTATTGATCCCGATTACTACAAAAACCTAAAATGGATGCTTGAG AATGATATTAGTGATGTTTTGGACCTTACGTTTAGTGTTGATGCTGATGAGGAGAAGCTGATCCTCTATGAAAGGACAGAG GTGACTGACTATGAACTGATTCCTGGTGGACGGAACATTAAAGTCACAGAGGagaataagtaccaatacgTTGATCTAGTTGTTGAGCATCAATTAACAACGGCTATACGTCCTCAGATTAATGCCTTTCTGGATGGTTTCCATGAATTAATTCCTAGGGAACTGATATCTATTTTTAATGACAAGGAACTTGAATTGTTAATTTGCGGGCTACCAGATATTGATC TGGATGACATGCGAGCAAATACAGAATATTCAGGATATAGTGCTGCATCTCCTGTCATACAGTGGTTTTGGGAAGTTGTTCAATCCTTTAGCAAAGAGGACAAGGCCCGGCTTTTGCAGTTTGTGACTGGCACCTCAAAG GTGCCTTTAGAAGGTTTCAGCGCTCTGCAAGGAATTTCAGGTTCACAGAAGTTTCAAATACACAAAGCATACGGCAGCCCAGACCACTTGCCTTCTGCTCACACA